From the genome of Spinacia oleracea cultivar Varoflay chromosome 2, BTI_SOV_V1, whole genome shotgun sequence, one region includes:
- the LOC110779365 gene encoding uncharacterized protein — protein sequence MNPDEAPPSKDEAPQSKDEAPPTKDEAPESKDEAPTAKDEAPESKDEAPQPKDEAAPIPSDEAPPSQEITYMDHVMSRHEQKGCAYAALFALCCCFCCYGTCECCLGILCCCC from the exons ATGAACCCTGATGAGGCACCCCCGTCTAAAGATGAAGCACCCCAATCCAAAGATGAGGCACCACCGACTAAAGACGAAGCACCCGAGTCAAAAGACGAGGCACCCACGGCTAAAGACGAAGCACCCGAGTCAAAAGACGAGGCACCCCAACCCAAAGACGAGGCAGCCCCAATCCCATCTGACGAGGCACCCCCGTCTCAAGAAATAACGTACATGGATCATGTTATGTCTCGTCATGAACAGAAAGGATGCGCATATGCAGC TTTGTTTGCATTGTGTTGCTGTTTCTGCTGCTACGGAACCTGCGAATGCTGCCTCGGTATCCTCTGTTGTTGCTGCTAA